TACGACGACGAGGGAGGCCGGGTTGACCGGGAGTGGCCTGAAGCAGAAGGTGGCGCGGCTGCGCCAGGCGTACGCGCCGCACGAGCACCGACCGCTGGAGGGCTACCTGAAGGCGATGGGCACGTACGCCGGGGTGACCGCGGCCCTGGTCGGGGTGGTCCGGGCGACCGGCCGCCCGGTGCCCGAGCGGCCCACCCCGGGGGACGTGGTGCTGCTCTCCATCGCCACGCACAAGCTGAGCCGGCTGATCTCCAAGGACGCGATCACCAGCCCGTTGCGGGCGCCGTTCACCCGTTACGACCACCCGGGCGGCAGCGGCGAGGTGATGGAGCAGGTCCGCGACGAGGGCAGCCCCACCCGGCACGCGCTCGGCGAGCTGGTCAGCTGCCCGTTCTGCCTGGCGGTGTGGGTGGCCACCGGGCTCACCGGCGGCCTGGTGCTGGCGCCCCGGCTGACCCGGCTGGTGGCCACCGCGCTGACCGCGGTCGCCGCCTCCGACTTCCTCCAGATGGGCTACGCGGTGGCCCAGCGGGCGGCCGAGGGCGGCCACCAGGAGGAGTGAGCCGACGAACGACGGGGCCGGCGCGTGCGCGCCGGCCCCGCTTCGCTCGCGCCCGGGATCAGGTGGGGGTGGTGCCGTGGTCCTCGCCGGCCCAGCCCCGTGACGTCTCCGACTCCCGCTCGTCCTCCCCGGTGATGATGTCCCGGTCCACCGCGGTGCGGTCGTGCTCGTTGGCGAAGTCCGGCTCCGGCAGCGTGTCGGTGCCCTCCGGGGGCTGGCCCAGCGCCGCCAGGTGCTCGTGGTCGGGCTCGCGGTCGGTCATGCGCGTCCTCTCGTCGACGGGGGCTCAGGCGACCGTGCCGCCGAGCATGTCGGTCACCTCGTCCACCGCGTACTCGCCCTGTGGCAGCGCGGCGATCCGGGTGAGCAGCTCCGCCGGCAGCTCGGCGGCCACCGCCCGGCGGTAGATGTCCGCCTGGCTGATCCGCTCCTGGCCCTGGTAGAGGTGGTCGAGCAGGTCGTCGAGCGGCCTGGTGTCCGGCTGCTCGGTCACGGGCGCGTCGTCTGTCACGCCGACCACCTACCCGGCCCCGAACCGGTCAAACGCCACCCCGACCCCGGCTCAGGCCGGCGCGGGCAGGGTGGCGCGGCGGGCGCGGACCGCCTGCGCCAGGTGGTCGAGCACCTCGTCGGTGGTGTCCCAGCCGATGCACGCGTCGGTGATCGACCGGCCGTACTCCAGCTCCCGGGTCGGGTCCAGGTCCTGCCGGCCGGAGCGCAGGAAGCTCTCCAGCATGATCCCGACGATGCCGCGCTGGCCGGCGGCGAGCTGCGCGGCCACGTCCGCGGCGACCCGCGGCTGGTTGCGGTGGTCCTTGCCGCTGTTGGCGTGACTGGCGTCGATCACCACCCGCTCGGGCAGGCTCGCCGCGCGCAGCAGGTCCAGCGCCCCGGCCACCGACTCCGCGTCGTAGTTGGGTCGGCCGCCCCCGCCGCGCAGCACCAGGTGGCCGTCGGCGTTGCCCCGGGTGTGCATGATCGCCGGAGTGCCGGACACGTCGATGCCGGGGAAGACGTGCGGCACCCCGGCCGCCCGGATCGCGTCCACGGCGGTGGCGATGCTGCCGTCGGGGCGGTTCTTCATGCCGATCGGCATGGACAGGCCGGAGGCGAGCTGCCGGTGCACCTGGCTCTCCACCGTCCGGGCGCCGATCGCGCCCCAGGCCACCGTGTCCGCGATGTACTGCGGGGTGATCGGGTCGAGGAACTCGCAGCCCACCGGCAGGCCCAGCCGCAGCACGTCGAGCAGGAGGGCACGTGCGGTGCGCAGGCCGGTGTTCACGTCGCCCGAGCCGTCCAGCGCCGGGTCGTTGATCAGGCCCTTCCAGCCCACGGTCGAGCGCGGCTTCTCGAAGTAGACCCGCATCACCACGAGCAGGTCGTCGGCGACCCGGTCGGCGGCCTCGCGCAGCCGGCCGGCGTATTCCAGCGCGGCGGCCGGGTCGTGCACCGAGCACGGGCCGACCACCACCACCAGCCGGTCGTCGGCGCGGTCGAGCACCCGACTGACCGCGCGCCGGCCGGCCACGACGGCCTCGGCGAGGGCGGCGTCAAGCGGCAGGTGGTGGTGGAGCAGGGCCGGGGTGGTCAACGGCACGACGCGGTCGATCCGCTGGTCGATGACCCGGCGGGCATCCGGGGACGTGGTCACGGTGGGTTTCCTTTCGCCGACCGTGCCCCGGGGCCGGCGCCCGGGGACCGAGCCGGCAGCTCGCATGCGAAAGGGCAGGGAACCATCCCTGCCCGGCCGGCTCGAAGAGGTGGTGACGTCAGCTCACGGTCGAGTCACCGGCTCCTCCAGCCGGCTGCCTAAACCATCGATACGACCGCGTCACGCCGGCCAGCGTACCCGGATGCGCCCGCGAACGCCCGCGCCGTTCCGCGAAGCGGGACGCGGGGTATGGGAACAGCCATGAGCCACGACCAGAGCGACCAGGACCGGATCTCCTCCCGCGCGCACCTGCTGCCCGAGGAGGCGGCGGCGGGCAGCGACGACGCGCAGGCCCAGGCCGACGCGATCCTCGCCGAATCCGACCTCCGGGAGGAGGACCGGAACGCCGCCCCGGACACGGTGCTGGAGCACCGCAGCTCCGCCGAGACCGTCAACCCCGTCGAGCCGCCCGACTGAGCGTCACGCCCCGGCCCCGGCGGGACCCCCGGTAGGTGGCGCCGTGCCGCGCCGGCCCCGCGACGTGCGGGGCCGGCGCGGGCCGGGTCAGGGCGTCGCGACGTCGAGGACCGTGACGGTCACACCGGCGGCCGGCTCGCCCGGCACCGCCTCGCCGGGGCTGCCCAGGAACGCGTCCGCCCGGCCGTCCCGGTCGAGGTCGGCGAGGGCCACCGCGCCACCGAACGCGTCCCCGACCTCGCTGGTGCCCTGCACGTCGGGCTGCCGGATCAGTCGGCTGGCCACCAGCGACGTCGGCTGCGAGGTGGTGCGGGCCCGACCGGTGAGCACGGCCACGAAACCGGCTCCCTTGGCCCCGCCCTCCGTCGCGCCGGGGGCGCCGACGATCAGGTCGGCGCGGCCGTCGCCGTTGACGTCCCCGGTCGCCAGCGCGGAGGCGAAGAGGTCGTCGGCCCCCGGGGTCCGGCCGAACGCCAGCTCGGTGACGCTGAAGCCGGCGGCCACCTGGCTGGACGCGCCCGGGTAGACCGCGAGGGCGCCCGACTTCGCCTCGCTGCCCGGCGCCTCGCCGGTCACGCCGACCGCGATGTCGGCGTAACCGTCGCCGTCGAAGTTGCCCACCGCGAGCGCGGCGCCGAAGTTGTCGCCGGCCTCGTTGACCCCGCCGGACGTGCCCTGACTGCGGCCGAAGCCGGTGGTGACCTCCCCGGCGGCGCCCGGCACGACGTAGATGCTGCCGGCGGCGGGCAGCGTACCCGGCGCCTCGCCCGGTGCGCCGATCACGAGATCGGCGTGGACCGAGCCGGTCACGTTGCCGGCCGCCAGCGCCGCGCCGAAGCGGTCGCCGGCCTCGTTCGCGCCGCCGGCGTTGGTCTGGTCGAGGTTGTACGCGTACGTGAGGGTGCCGGTGCTGTTGCCGCGCATGACGCTCACGTCGCCGCTGTGCACGTTGTCGCTGCCCGCCTCGTTCGGGGCGCCCACGGCCAGGTCGGCGTACCCGTCGTTGTTGAAGTCCCCGGCGGCGAGCGCCGCGCCCCAGCGGTCGTCGGTCTCGTCGCCGCGCCCGATGTCCCCCTGGTCGTAGCCCTTGCCCCGGGCCAGTCCGGAGGGGCCGCCGGGGAACACCGCGATGGCG
The genomic region above belongs to Micromonospora sp. WMMD1128 and contains:
- a CDS encoding 3-deoxy-7-phosphoheptulonate synthase, whose translation is MRAAGSVPGRRPRGTVGERKPTVTTSPDARRVIDQRIDRVVPLTTPALLHHHLPLDAALAEAVVAGRRAVSRVLDRADDRLVVVVGPCSVHDPAAALEYAGRLREAADRVADDLLVVMRVYFEKPRSTVGWKGLINDPALDGSGDVNTGLRTARALLLDVLRLGLPVGCEFLDPITPQYIADTVAWGAIGARTVESQVHRQLASGLSMPIGMKNRPDGSIATAVDAIRAAGVPHVFPGIDVSGTPAIMHTRGNADGHLVLRGGGGRPNYDAESVAGALDLLRAASLPERVVIDASHANSGKDHRNQPRVAADVAAQLAAGQRGIVGIMLESFLRSGRQDLDPTRELEYGRSITDACIGWDTTDEVLDHLAQAVRARRATLPAPA
- a CDS encoding DUF1360 domain-containing protein, which translates into the protein MPAGTTTREAGLTGSGLKQKVARLRQAYAPHEHRPLEGYLKAMGTYAGVTAALVGVVRATGRPVPERPTPGDVVLLSIATHKLSRLISKDAITSPLRAPFTRYDHPGGSGEVMEQVRDEGSPTRHALGELVSCPFCLAVWVATGLTGGLVLAPRLTRLVATALTAVAASDFLQMGYAVAQRAAEGGHQEE